Proteins encoded in a region of the Quercus lobata isolate SW786 chromosome 8, ValleyOak3.0 Primary Assembly, whole genome shotgun sequence genome:
- the LOC115955925 gene encoding inactive TPR repeat-containing thioredoxin TTL3-like, whose translation MSHSPKPIQEISSFDSLTTRFHDSLSCDENKPDFRELDLASPVSPLRSRGSVANGALTPSSSSSSSGSASAKNSNNTQLASRSETKSNNHSGELSGLSETSPIAQDPHRSSNSKPGHRRSVSAEPPLIYSGGNGATSASSNGTVLPSGNICPSGKILKAVPSPRNATGAGRILKAGSGTGNYGHGSIVRGGGGGAKLGGAGTGSVIDANVTGNIHFAGEAMMVRRALASTDPEEVKKAGNELYRRGHFVEALSLYDRAISLSPDNAAFRSNRAAALTALGRLGEAVKECEEAVRLEPSYGRPHQRLAYLYLRFGQVEYAQRHLFFPGQYPDQSELQKIKSLVKHLNQCTDARKIGDWKSAIRESDAAMEIGADCSPQLIACKAEALLKLHQVEEAESILSNIPKLENYPPCCSQTKVFGMLAEVYLLYVRAQVEMALGRFDNAVEAAEKAGMIDVGNVEVARVFNNVKMVARARSRGNDLFSSGRFSEACSAYGEGLKYDSCNSVLYCNRAVCWSKLGLWEKSVEDCNQALKIQPNYTKALLRRAVSNAKLERWAEATRDYEVLRRELPGDNEVAESLHRAQTALKKSRGREVHSMTFCGEVEEVSSLNKFKSATLSPGVSVIHFKVASNEQCEEISPFINMLCVRYPSVNFFKVDVEELLAVAKAESIRTVPTFKIYRNGEKVMELIRPSHQLLEDSVRNFSL comes from the exons ATGTCGCATTCTCCAAAACCCATACAAGAAATCTCCAGCTTTGACTCCTTAACCACTCGGTTCCATGACTCACTGAGTTGCGACGAGAACAAGCCCGATTTCCGCGAGCTCGATCTGGCCTCCCCAGTCTCCCCCTTGAGAAGTCGTGGCTCAGTGGCCAATGGTGCACTCACTCCAAGCTCAAGCTCCAGCTCTTCTGGCTCAGCTTCGGCCAAGAACAGCAACAACACCCAGTTGGCAAGCAGATCCgaaaccaaatcaaacaacCACTCCGGAGAGCTCTCGGGCTTGTCCGAAACCAGCCCAATTGCCCAAGACCCTCACCGATCCAGTAATTCTAAACCGGGCCATCGGAGATCTGTCTCCGCCGAACCCCCTTTGATCTATTCGGGTGGAAATGGAGCAACTTCAGCTTCCTCGAATGGGACAGTATTACCAAGCGGTAACATTTGCCCATCTGGGAAAATCTTAAAAGCGGTTCCTTCTCCTAGAAACGCAACTGGGGCTGGGAGAATCTTAAAAGCTGGTTCTGGGACTGGTAACTATGGCCACGGAAGCATAGTAAGAGGCGGTGGTGGCGGTGCTAAATTGGGCGGTGCTGGCACTGGGAGTGTTATAGATGCTAATGTGACTGGGAATATACATTTTGCTGGAGAAGCTATGATGGTCAGGCGAGCACTTGCTAGTACTGATCCTGAAGAAGTGAAAAAGGCTGGGAATGAGTTGTATAGAAGAGGCCATTTTGTGGAGGCCTTGTCATTGTATGATCGGGCTATTTCCTTGTCGCCGGATAATGCTGCATTTCGGAGTAATCGGGCGGCGGCATTGACGGCATTGGGGAGGTTGGGGGAGGCAGTGAAGGAGTGTGAGGAGGCTGTGAGGTTGGAGCCTAGTTATGGAAGGCCACACCAGAGATTGGCATATCTTTATCTCCG ttttggGCAGGTTGAATATGCCCAACGCCACCTCTTTTTCCCTGGGCAATACCCTGATCAATCCGAGTTGCAGAAGATAAAGTCGTTGGTGAAGCATCTGAACCAATGCACAGATGCCCGGAAGATTGGCGATTGGAAGAGTGCAATCAGGGAATCTGATGCAGCCATGGAAATTGGGGCAGATTGCTCTCCTCAG CTCATTGCTTGTAAGGCAGAAGCCCTTTTGAAGCTCCATCAAGTTGAAGAAGCTGAGTCTATCCTTTCAAACATTCCTAAGTTGGAAAATTATCCTCCTTGCTGCTCGCAAACCAAGGTCTTTGGAATGCTTGCTGAAGTTTATCTTCTCTATGTCCGAGCTCAGGTGGAGATGGCATTGGGAAG GTTTGATAATGCAGTTGAGGCAGCCGAGAAGGCTGGTATGATTGATGTTGGTAATGTTGAAGTTGCAAGGGTGTTTAATAATGTGAAAATGGTGGCAAGAGCTCGTTCCCGGGGAAATGATCTTTTTAGCTCTGGAAGATTTTCTGAAGCCTGCTCGGCTTATGGAGAAGGCCTCAAATATGATAGTTGCAATTCGGTTCTCTATTGTAACAGAGCAGTTTGTTGGTCTAAGCTTGGACTATGGGAAAAATCTGTTGAGGACTGCAACCAGGCCCTTAAAATCCAACCGAATTACACCAAGGCCCTTCTAAGGAGGGCTGTCTCAAATGCAAAG CTTGAACGGTGGGCAGAGGCTACGCGAGATTATGAGGTCTTGAGGAGGGAACTTCCTGGAGACAATGAGGTTGCTGAATCTCTACACCGTGCACAAACTGCATTAAAGAAATCTCGTGGACGGGAAGTTCATAGTATGACCTTTTGTGGTGAAGTAGAAGAAGTTTCTAGTCTAAATAAGTTTAAATCTGCTACATTGTCTCCTG gtGTTTCAGTCATTCATTTCAAAGTGGCATCAAATGAACAATGTGAAGAAATATCCCCATTTATCAATATGCTGTGCGTTCGATATCCatctgttaatttttttaag GTCGATGTGGAGGAGCTCTTAGCAGTAGCAAAAGCTGAGAGCATAAGAACAGTTCCGACATTTAAGATTTACAGGAATGGAGAGAAAGTGATGGAGCTAATCCGCCCAAGCCATCAATTATTGGAAGACTCAGTGAGGAACTTTAGCCTTTAG